From the genome of Nitrospira lenta, one region includes:
- a CDS encoding NYN domain-containing protein: protein MATHLIIDGYNLLGAQSAAKSEMARESLLHDLAAYRHRKGHPLTVVFDGWQQGYPVEHREHRAGVQVVFSRRGEKADQVIQRLAREYGSACAVVSSDHEIMATARAHGATVMTAQLFLSKLAASGLSSGLIQGKELDSGEDERPRRGPDKKGNPRKLPKAVRERNRQLKRF from the coding sequence ATGGCGACCCATCTTATCATCGATGGCTATAACCTGCTTGGGGCTCAGTCCGCAGCGAAGTCGGAGATGGCTCGGGAGTCGTTATTGCACGATCTGGCCGCCTACCGGCATCGTAAGGGGCATCCGCTGACTGTCGTATTCGACGGGTGGCAACAGGGGTATCCCGTCGAACATCGCGAGCATCGGGCCGGTGTTCAGGTGGTCTTCTCACGGCGCGGCGAGAAGGCCGATCAGGTTATTCAGCGGCTTGCACGCGAGTATGGATCGGCTTGCGCCGTGGTGAGCTCGGATCACGAGATCATGGCCACGGCTCGGGCGCATGGCGCGACGGTGATGACTGCGCAGTTATTCCTGAGCAAATTGGCAGCGAGCGGACTGTCATCAGGTCTGATCCAGGGCAAAGAATTAGATTCAGGTGAAGACGAACGGCCCCGCCGGGGACCGGACAAGAAGGGCAATCCGCGGAAGTTGCCGAAAGCGGTCCGTGAACGGAATCGTCAGCTCAAAAGGTTTTGA
- the cysE gene encoding serine O-acetyltransferase, translated as MLKAIRQDLKAVFDRDPAATSRLEVILTYAGFHALLIYRIAHWLKSYNVPFVPRALSQLARWLTGIEIHPSAKIGTGFFIDHGMGVVIGETAEVGDYVTLFQGVTLGGTGKERGKRHPTLGNHVVVGAGAKILGGIKIGDNVKIGANSVVIKNVPPNSTVIGVPARVIKTQGERLPDVTMDQTNLPDPISDRFAALEQELIELRKKLEQRDSQLPF; from the coding sequence ATGCTGAAAGCGATTCGACAGGATCTCAAAGCCGTCTTTGATCGGGACCCGGCAGCCACCAGCCGGCTGGAGGTCATTCTGACCTACGCCGGTTTCCACGCGTTGCTCATCTACCGAATCGCCCACTGGTTGAAATCATACAATGTACCGTTTGTGCCGAGAGCCTTGTCTCAACTGGCCCGCTGGCTGACCGGCATTGAAATTCATCCTTCTGCCAAGATCGGCACAGGGTTTTTCATCGATCATGGGATGGGCGTCGTGATCGGCGAAACGGCCGAGGTCGGCGACTATGTCACGCTGTTCCAAGGCGTCACGCTCGGCGGAACAGGCAAAGAGCGTGGCAAGCGCCATCCGACGCTCGGCAACCACGTGGTCGTCGGTGCCGGGGCCAAGATTCTCGGCGGTATCAAAATCGGCGACAATGTCAAAATCGGCGCGAATTCCGTGGTCATCAAAAACGTCCCGCCCAATTCCACCGTCATCGGTGTCCCGGCTCGCGTCATCAAGACGCAGGGCGAACGACTGCCCGATGTGACGATGGATCAAACCAACCTCCCTGATCCCATTAGCGACCGATTCGCGGCGCTTGAACAGGAGTTGATTGAACTCCGCAAGAAGCTTGAACAGCGCGACTCTCAGCTGCCGTTCTAG
- a CDS encoding N-acetylmuramoyl-L-alanine amidase, with amino-acid sequence MRLRSWQALSFPFSIVSLCLLGLTVVLLTAGVDRALAAASDSRSHRPHKNKAKGTPASMMPATVQNFRVFSTPERTRLVLDLDRHTKVTELRSADSEDVIIGLPHASMSRSAKDRLDRGIIPAPFQISQTTSGTVTVTLPAHAIRRYKQFSLDNPARLVVDVIPGIAVADVSAANQAPPASLSATTFEPPPQPTIPQAKSFKTIVLDPGHGGKDPGARGLRGTEEKDITLKVALRLRDLLSRQPDVRVLMTRDQDVFVELEERAKFANRHEADLFVSIHVNSHPSRSVKGVEVYHFGEAKDQRALEVAARENGTPLSSTGVGWEYLVADLLTAKKIEESLELAWTAKESLVTHMNARYTVTDHGVKTAPFYVLRYTSMPSILAEIAYISNPSEEDLLRKNAFIRDVADSLLNGVKSFLAAGKPTAR; translated from the coding sequence ATGCGATTACGATCTTGGCAGGCACTCTCTTTCCCTTTCTCCATCGTATCCCTGTGCCTGCTCGGACTCACCGTCGTCCTTTTGACCGCAGGAGTCGACCGGGCGCTGGCCGCCGCTTCTGACTCCCGCTCTCATCGTCCTCACAAAAATAAGGCCAAAGGCACTCCCGCCTCGATGATGCCGGCCACGGTGCAGAATTTTCGCGTCTTCTCCACCCCTGAGCGAACCAGGCTCGTGCTCGATCTGGATCGACACACGAAGGTGACCGAGCTCAGATCGGCGGACTCGGAGGATGTGATCATTGGCCTGCCCCATGCGAGTATGAGCCGGTCGGCCAAAGACAGACTTGATCGCGGAATCATTCCGGCTCCGTTTCAGATTTCACAAACCACCTCGGGCACCGTCACCGTGACCTTGCCAGCGCACGCCATCCGCCGCTACAAACAGTTCTCGCTCGACAATCCTGCGCGGCTGGTCGTGGACGTGATCCCGGGCATCGCCGTTGCGGACGTTTCCGCAGCAAATCAGGCTCCGCCAGCCTCACTCTCCGCAACGACCTTCGAACCGCCGCCGCAACCGACCATTCCCCAGGCGAAGTCGTTCAAGACCATCGTGCTCGACCCTGGGCACGGCGGGAAAGATCCCGGTGCGCGGGGCCTGCGCGGCACGGAAGAAAAAGACATCACTCTGAAAGTGGCCTTGCGGCTGCGTGACCTGCTCAGTAGGCAGCCGGATGTGCGGGTGTTGATGACACGCGACCAGGATGTCTTCGTTGAACTCGAAGAGCGGGCGAAATTCGCCAACCGCCATGAGGCCGACCTCTTCGTCTCCATCCATGTCAACTCCCATCCCTCACGATCCGTCAAAGGCGTCGAGGTGTACCACTTCGGAGAAGCGAAAGATCAGCGGGCGCTGGAAGTCGCCGCCCGAGAAAACGGAACTCCTCTGAGCAGTACCGGCGTGGGCTGGGAATATCTGGTCGCCGATTTGCTCACGGCAAAAAAGATTGAAGAATCACTCGAACTGGCCTGGACTGCCAAGGAATCTCTGGTGACGCATATGAACGCCCGCTATACGGTTACCGACCACGGGGTAAAAACTGCGCCGTTTTATGTTCTCCGCTACACCAGCATGCCCAGCATATTGGCTGAAATTGCCTATATCTCCAATCCGTCGGAAGAAGACTTACTGCGCAAGAACGCCTTTATCCGCGACGTAGCCGACTCGTTGCTGAACGGCGTGAAATCATTCCTGGCCGCCGGTAAGCCGACCGCGCGGTAA
- the truA gene encoding tRNA pseudouridine(38-40) synthase TruA, producing the protein MPTIKLTLEYEGTHYAGWQRQLNQPTVQEAVETAITHVTQQTISVVAAGRTDAGVHAQGQVVSFRIDRDMTAYQWMMALNAHLPPDISVCTVDFPLPDFHARYKAKGKLYQYRILNRSPRPALGRHLIWHVYKPLDAAAMNQAAQHLIGSHDFSSFETQPTENEDPICHLQRLTVLREGHELRIDAYADRFLKQMVRSIVGTLVEVGHGKRTAESVAGILAARDRRIAGKTAPPQGLSLIRVDY; encoded by the coding sequence ATGCCGACTATCAAGCTCACACTCGAATATGAGGGGACACACTACGCCGGTTGGCAGCGCCAACTCAATCAACCCACGGTTCAAGAGGCAGTCGAAACCGCAATCACGCACGTAACGCAACAGACGATCTCCGTCGTCGCTGCGGGACGCACCGACGCCGGCGTCCACGCGCAGGGACAAGTCGTGAGCTTTCGCATCGATCGTGATATGACGGCCTATCAATGGATGATGGCGTTGAACGCCCATCTCCCTCCCGATATTTCGGTTTGCACCGTCGACTTTCCTCTCCCTGATTTCCATGCCCGCTACAAGGCAAAGGGCAAGCTCTACCAATATCGGATCCTCAACCGCTCTCCGCGTCCGGCATTAGGCCGGCACTTGATCTGGCATGTTTACAAACCGCTGGATGCTGCAGCGATGAACCAAGCCGCCCAACATCTCATCGGTTCACACGATTTTTCCTCGTTCGAAACACAACCGACCGAAAACGAAGATCCGATCTGCCACCTCCAACGCCTCACCGTGCTTCGTGAAGGTCACGAACTTCGCATCGACGCCTATGCCGACCGGTTTCTGAAACAGATGGTCCGCAGCATCGTGGGCACGCTCGTCGAAGTCGGCCACGGCAAACGCACCGCCGAAAGTGTTGCCGGCATTCTCGCCGCGCGAGACCGCCGCATCGCCGGCAAGACCGCGCCTCCACAGGGGCTCTCTCTCATCCGCGTGGACTACTGA
- a CDS encoding PIN/TRAM domain-containing protein produces MISRAIFILLSALAGMVLFLRAESANGAFWLYGFGIGAVTGGLIVAGEYALRTLSFGIIVGATAGLAVGLLMTGLVEWVGGEIFDVQTFLFHIGGLVFLLGFPYLGLVMGARFGQEQFPASPAPSRSTELSSSSTGLKVLDTSVIIDGRVADLCETGFLEGTFFVPQFILHELQHIADSSDSLKRARGRRGLDILNKIQKMADVDVRIVDEDFPEVKEVDSKLVVLAKKMGARIMTNDLNLNKVAELQGVRVLNINELCNALRPVVLPGETIRVFVLKEGKEAGQGVAYLDDGTMIVVDNARRCIGRNVDVVVTSVLQTTAGRMIFTRLKEEAEREELQVARG; encoded by the coding sequence ATGATATCGCGAGCCATATTTATCCTTCTCAGTGCGCTGGCGGGCATGGTCTTGTTCTTACGCGCGGAAAGTGCCAATGGCGCGTTCTGGCTCTATGGGTTCGGAATCGGGGCGGTCACCGGTGGGCTCATCGTCGCCGGCGAGTACGCGTTACGAACATTGTCTTTCGGTATCATTGTCGGTGCAACGGCCGGGTTGGCCGTCGGGCTTTTGATGACCGGGTTGGTCGAGTGGGTTGGCGGTGAAATATTTGATGTGCAAACGTTTCTGTTTCACATTGGTGGGCTGGTGTTTCTCCTCGGGTTTCCCTATCTGGGCTTGGTGATGGGCGCGAGATTCGGACAGGAGCAGTTTCCAGCGTCTCCGGCTCCGTCACGGTCAACCGAGCTCTCCAGTAGTTCGACGGGTCTCAAGGTGCTCGATACCAGTGTGATTATCGATGGCCGCGTCGCGGATCTTTGCGAGACGGGATTTCTGGAAGGCACATTTTTTGTGCCACAGTTCATCTTGCATGAGTTACAGCATATCGCAGACTCGTCGGATTCCCTGAAGCGCGCCCGCGGCCGCCGAGGCCTGGACATCTTGAATAAGATTCAGAAAATGGCCGATGTGGATGTGCGCATTGTGGATGAGGATTTTCCTGAGGTAAAGGAAGTGGATTCGAAGCTGGTCGTGCTCGCCAAAAAGATGGGCGCGCGCATCATGACGAATGATTTGAACTTGAATAAAGTCGCTGAGCTGCAGGGTGTTCGCGTCCTCAATATCAATGAGCTCTGTAACGCCCTGCGGCCTGTCGTGTTGCCGGGTGAGACCATCCGCGTCTTTGTCTTAAAAGAGGGCAAGGAAGCCGGTCAGGGTGTGGCCTATCTCGACGACGGGACCATGATCGTCGTGGACAATGCCCGACGGTGCATCGGCCGCAATGTCGATGTCGTCGTGACCAGCGTATTGCAGACGACCGCCGGCCGGATGATTTTCACTCGCCTGAAAGAAGAGGCCGAGCGAGAGGAGTTGCAAGTCGCTCGTGGATAG
- the ispD gene encoding 2-C-methyl-D-erythritol 4-phosphate cytidylyltransferase, with protein MDRRVVAVVPAAGKGLRMGGSVPKQFLALGGEPLVVHSLRVLQSSPCIDQIILAVPQADLDYCLNDLAVRYGFSKITKVVAGGRERQDSVRHALEHVPDETDIVVVHDAVRPFLTEHMVANVVAAARQHGGAIIALPMRDTVKQVGAEQRIERTVDRQPLWLAQTPQAFRCDWLQAAHRKAHAEAVHATDDAFLFEWVGHPVVVVEGSGENIKVTRPEDMVIGEAILGSRTTARSEGS; from the coding sequence GTGGATAGACGTGTGGTCGCCGTCGTTCCCGCAGCCGGCAAGGGGTTGCGGATGGGTGGCTCAGTACCGAAGCAGTTCCTTGCGCTGGGTGGAGAGCCGCTTGTCGTGCACTCTCTGCGCGTCCTCCAATCCTCTCCCTGTATCGATCAGATTATTCTGGCTGTCCCGCAAGCCGATCTCGACTACTGCCTGAACGATCTCGCCGTGCGGTACGGATTTTCGAAAATTACTAAAGTCGTCGCGGGTGGACGGGAACGGCAAGACTCCGTTCGGCATGCACTCGAACATGTTCCGGATGAAACGGACATCGTCGTCGTGCACGATGCGGTTCGGCCGTTTTTGACGGAGCACATGGTCGCGAACGTGGTGGCGGCGGCGCGACAGCACGGCGGGGCGATCATCGCGCTTCCCATGCGCGACACGGTCAAGCAGGTCGGAGCTGAGCAGCGGATTGAGCGCACCGTCGATCGTCAGCCGTTATGGCTGGCACAGACGCCGCAGGCATTCCGGTGTGACTGGTTGCAAGCGGCTCACCGCAAGGCCCATGCGGAAGCCGTTCATGCGACGGACGACGCCTTTCTCTTTGAATGGGTCGGCCATCCCGTGGTGGTGGTAGAGGGTAGCGGAGAAAACATCAAAGTGACGCGACCGGAAGATATGGTGATCGGGGAAGCGATTCTGGGTTCCCGCACCACCGCGCGTTCGGAAGGATCGTAA
- a CDS encoding DegQ family serine endoprotease: protein METPNQKPASSRSWMVAAVLLTAGMIIGFVVASDLGWLSNGHAVPDGGGAPLVRPVATAPQPVLPGMGSQTFVEIAKAVKPAVVNIYATKTGKGDGAHATPFDDPFFRKFFGDEFFRRFEQQQPKEKKERGLGSGVIVDSNGLIITNNHVVGKADEIRVTLSDKREFKAKLIGTDPKTDIAVVKIDATNLPTVAWADSDQLEVGEFVLAVGNPFGLTQTVTLGIVSALGRAAGIAEYEDFIQTDAAINPGNSGGALVNVRGELAGINTAIFSQSGGNMGIGFSVPSNMARSIMDQLVKTGKVVRGWLGVSIQELTPELAKQFGVLDTKGVLVSDVMDDSPAKKAGVERADVIVEYDGKPMDSPTHLRNAVAQTPVGKKVSVKLIREKKPKTIDLAIVEQPKSMTQSGEEESAETVAPTGILSDLDVRELTDEVAGRYGMKSTERGVVVVRVKPGSTAEETGVREGDMIIEINRQPVTSLKTYERIAGKLPADEAVLLLLKRQGRTIYLTLRP from the coding sequence ATGGAAACTCCCAATCAGAAGCCCGCATCAAGCCGCAGCTGGATGGTCGCCGCAGTGTTGCTCACCGCGGGAATGATCATCGGATTTGTGGTGGCATCCGATCTCGGCTGGTTGTCCAACGGGCATGCCGTTCCGGATGGCGGGGGTGCTCCGCTGGTGAGGCCCGTCGCCACTGCTCCGCAGCCCGTGTTACCGGGGATGGGGAGCCAGACGTTTGTTGAGATCGCCAAAGCGGTTAAGCCGGCGGTGGTCAATATTTATGCGACCAAGACCGGCAAGGGTGACGGCGCTCATGCGACGCCCTTCGACGATCCGTTTTTTCGCAAGTTTTTCGGGGATGAATTTTTCCGCCGGTTTGAGCAGCAACAGCCCAAAGAAAAGAAAGAGCGTGGTTTAGGGTCAGGGGTCATTGTCGATTCGAACGGGTTGATCATCACGAACAACCACGTGGTTGGCAAGGCTGATGAAATCCGGGTGACGTTGTCGGATAAGCGCGAGTTCAAAGCCAAGCTGATCGGGACCGATCCCAAGACCGATATCGCGGTCGTCAAGATTGATGCGACCAACCTTCCGACAGTCGCCTGGGCCGATTCCGATCAGTTGGAAGTCGGCGAGTTTGTGCTGGCGGTGGGCAATCCGTTCGGCCTCACTCAGACCGTCACGCTGGGAATCGTCAGCGCGTTAGGGCGAGCGGCGGGGATCGCGGAGTACGAAGACTTTATTCAAACCGATGCGGCGATCAATCCCGGGAATTCCGGCGGGGCGCTCGTGAACGTGCGCGGTGAGTTAGCGGGAATCAATACCGCCATTTTTAGTCAGAGCGGCGGCAACATGGGGATCGGGTTTTCAGTGCCAAGCAATATGGCTCGCTCCATCATGGATCAGCTGGTGAAGACCGGGAAGGTCGTCCGTGGTTGGTTGGGTGTATCGATTCAGGAGTTGACCCCTGAGTTGGCGAAGCAGTTCGGCGTGCTCGATACCAAGGGCGTGCTGGTCAGCGATGTGATGGACGATAGTCCGGCAAAGAAAGCCGGGGTGGAACGCGCCGATGTGATCGTGGAATATGACGGGAAGCCGATGGATTCTCCCACGCATCTGCGGAACGCGGTGGCGCAGACGCCGGTGGGAAAGAAAGTTTCCGTCAAATTGATCCGCGAGAAGAAGCCGAAAACGATCGATCTGGCCATCGTCGAGCAGCCGAAATCCATGACGCAATCGGGGGAGGAGGAGTCGGCTGAAACAGTCGCGCCGACCGGGATCCTATCGGATCTGGACGTACGGGAGTTGACCGACGAAGTGGCCGGCCGGTATGGAATGAAGTCCACCGAGCGCGGCGTCGTGGTGGTGCGGGTGAAGCCTGGCAGCACGGCCGAGGAAACCGGTGTCCGTGAAGGCGACATGATTATCGAGATCAATCGGCAGCCGGTGACCTCGCTGAAGACGTACGAGCGCATTGCGGGCAAGTTGCCTGCGGACGAGGCTGTGCTCTTGCTGTTGAAACGGCAGGGGCGGACGATTTATCTGACGCTTCGTCCTTGA
- the ispF gene encoding 2-C-methyl-D-erythritol 2,4-cyclodiphosphate synthase, which translates to MATKIRVGCGYDVHPLGAGRKLILGGIEVPHSKGLLGHSDSDVLVHAVCDALLGAMGEGDLGRHYPSSDQKYKGISSLKLLEDVMGKLTKKGYRVVNVDTIIVAQAPRLSTFLAAMQKQMAQVMGIDAEQVNVKVKSGEGLDAVGREEGMHAHAVCLIEAE; encoded by the coding sequence ATGGCAACGAAGATTCGCGTGGGATGCGGCTATGACGTGCATCCCCTCGGGGCGGGGAGGAAACTGATTCTTGGCGGGATCGAGGTGCCGCATTCCAAAGGACTGCTGGGCCATTCGGACTCCGATGTCCTGGTCCATGCCGTCTGCGATGCCTTGCTGGGAGCGATGGGTGAAGGGGATCTTGGCCGACATTATCCGAGCTCCGATCAGAAGTACAAAGGGATTTCCAGCCTCAAGCTCCTCGAAGATGTGATGGGGAAGTTGACGAAGAAGGGGTATCGGGTCGTCAATGTCGATACCATCATTGTGGCCCAGGCTCCGCGCTTGAGCACCTTCCTCGCGGCCATGCAGAAACAGATGGCGCAGGTGATGGGGATCGATGCCGAGCAAGTAAACGTGAAAGTGAAGAGCGGCGAAGGCCTCGATGCGGTGGGACGGGAAGAAGGCATGCATGCCCATGCGGTCTGTTTGATTGAGGCGGAGTGA
- a CDS encoding PsiF family protein, which produces MKIASLLSLSLFCVVIVLAPVSSEAAGQQNKMTTCNKEANEKGLGEGKGDERKAFMKECLSAKPVKNAKTAQQEKMKACNKEAGEKTLKGDERKKFMSTCLSN; this is translated from the coding sequence ATGAAGATTGCCAGCCTGCTCAGCCTCTCACTCTTTTGTGTCGTGATCGTACTGGCCCCGGTATCTAGCGAGGCCGCCGGTCAGCAGAATAAGATGACGACGTGCAACAAGGAGGCAAATGAGAAGGGGTTAGGCGAAGGGAAGGGCGACGAACGGAAGGCGTTTATGAAGGAATGCCTCTCCGCGAAACCGGTCAAGAACGCGAAAACGGCTCAGCAGGAGAAGATGAAGGCGTGCAATAAAGAGGCGGGCGAGAAAACCTTGAAGGGCGACGAGCGGAAGAAATTCATGAGCACCTGTCTCTCGAACTAG
- a CDS encoding molybdopterin oxidoreductase family protein: protein MTGSRITEIWGERTPYGAGMSWPKRSDSFLKPGIAVGDVEKWVRSACLMCSNGCGVEFAVSGGEMVGIRGRAEDRINHGRLGPKGLHAWQGEVRDRLTRPLIREGGKLIETDWETAMTRIATCSKALLEAGGPLTHGFYTSGQLTIEEYFTLATIGKAGIGTPHMDGNTRLCTATAAAAFQESFGVDGQPGSYTDLDHCDALFLFGHNVAETQTVLWARMLDRLEGPEPPRLVCVDPRRTLVAERATVHLAVRNGTNLALMHALVHEVIAKGYLDKEYVAAHTVGFEELQRITAKTTPEWAAGICGVSAADIARAAEIFGTSRRVVSTASMGFYQSHQATAAACQVNNLHLIRGMLGKPGAGILQMNGQPSAQNNREAGCGPALPGFRNWANAEHVRELAALWNVDPDIIPHWSPPTHAMQMFRYAEEGTIGFLWIAGTNPMVSAPETGRIRKMLESGRCFIVVSDGYLSETAELADVVLPCALWGEKTGTATNVDRTVHLFEQAVKPPGEARSDLDIWIDYARRLGLKDKDGNPLPAWNKPEQAFEAWKCVTRGRPCDYTGLSYQLLHDVGGIQWPCNAENPNGTERLYGDGVFATDPAICENFGSDLQTGTPVGPVEFSARRIDRRAVLKAIPYQPAYEEPDSEYPFRFTTGRTVYHWHTRTKTRRVQALQDAAPAVWVEVSVSDAERLGVTEGDILRVRSRRGFLDAPARVSNIRTGVLFAPWHYGETPANALTISAWDPVSKQPEFKVSAVSVERLRAGNGPSPAPVNTASAPATPLIAE from the coding sequence ATGACAGGATCTCGGATCACAGAAATTTGGGGAGAGCGGACACCTTACGGAGCGGGCATGTCTTGGCCGAAACGATCGGATAGTTTTCTGAAGCCGGGCATAGCCGTTGGCGACGTGGAGAAATGGGTGCGCAGCGCGTGTCTGATGTGCTCGAATGGCTGCGGAGTGGAGTTTGCCGTGAGCGGCGGCGAAATGGTTGGTATTCGCGGCCGTGCTGAGGACCGAATCAACCATGGGCGGCTGGGGCCGAAAGGACTCCATGCCTGGCAAGGAGAGGTCCGCGACCGGCTGACGCGGCCACTGATCCGTGAGGGCGGGAAGCTGATTGAGACCGACTGGGAGACGGCGATGACGCGGATCGCCACTTGCTCGAAGGCCTTGTTGGAGGCCGGAGGGCCGCTGACTCATGGATTCTATACCTCGGGCCAGTTGACGATCGAAGAATACTTTACCCTCGCCACCATCGGAAAGGCTGGGATCGGCACGCCGCATATGGACGGTAATACGCGACTATGCACGGCAACCGCCGCCGCAGCATTTCAGGAAAGTTTCGGCGTCGATGGGCAGCCTGGGTCGTACACGGATCTCGATCACTGTGACGCACTCTTTCTATTCGGGCATAACGTAGCCGAGACGCAGACCGTGCTGTGGGCGCGGATGCTCGACCGGCTTGAGGGGCCTGAGCCGCCGCGCTTGGTCTGCGTCGACCCTCGGCGCACGCTGGTGGCTGAGCGCGCTACGGTGCATCTAGCGGTTCGGAACGGGACCAATCTCGCGCTCATGCACGCTCTCGTACATGAAGTGATCGCGAAGGGGTATCTTGATAAGGAGTATGTCGCCGCGCATACCGTCGGGTTCGAGGAACTGCAGCGCATAACGGCTAAGACGACGCCGGAGTGGGCGGCTGGGATCTGTGGCGTATCCGCTGCCGACATTGCCCGCGCGGCGGAAATCTTCGGCACCAGCCGGCGCGTCGTGTCGACGGCTTCAATGGGCTTCTACCAGTCGCACCAGGCAACCGCCGCCGCCTGTCAGGTCAACAACCTGCATCTGATTCGCGGCATGTTGGGCAAGCCGGGCGCCGGCATCCTTCAGATGAACGGCCAGCCGTCTGCCCAGAATAATCGAGAAGCGGGCTGCGGCCCGGCGTTGCCGGGCTTCCGCAACTGGGCCAACGCCGAACATGTGCGCGAACTGGCTGCGCTGTGGAATGTCGATCCGGACATCATTCCGCATTGGTCGCCGCCGACTCATGCGATGCAGATGTTCCGGTATGCCGAAGAAGGCACAATCGGCTTTCTCTGGATTGCGGGGACGAATCCGATGGTATCGGCGCCTGAAACCGGCCGTATCCGCAAGATGCTCGAAAGCGGGCGCTGTTTCATCGTCGTCTCCGACGGCTATCTGAGCGAGACGGCGGAGCTGGCCGATGTCGTTCTTCCCTGCGCCCTCTGGGGCGAAAAGACGGGAACGGCGACCAACGTCGACCGCACCGTGCATCTGTTCGAACAGGCGGTGAAACCACCAGGAGAAGCGAGAAGCGATCTGGATATCTGGATCGATTACGCCCGCCGTTTGGGCCTGAAAGACAAAGACGGCAATCCCCTGCCGGCATGGAACAAGCCTGAGCAGGCGTTCGAGGCATGGAAGTGCGTAACCCGCGGCCGGCCTTGCGACTACACAGGGTTGAGCTATCAACTCCTCCACGATGTCGGAGGCATCCAGTGGCCCTGCAATGCCGAAAATCCGAACGGAACCGAGCGGCTGTACGGTGATGGCGTTTTTGCGACCGATCCAGCGATATGTGAGAACTTCGGGTCGGATCTGCAAACGGGAACACCAGTAGGTCCGGTCGAGTTCAGCGCGAGAAGGATTGATCGTCGGGCAGTCCTCAAGGCAATTCCCTATCAACCGGCCTACGAGGAGCCAGACAGCGAATACCCGTTCCGATTCACCACCGGACGCACCGTCTATCATTGGCACACTCGCACCAAAACTCGTCGTGTGCAGGCACTGCAGGATGCCGCTCCGGCGGTCTGGGTAGAAGTCTCGGTGAGCGATGCCGAACGGCTGGGCGTGACCGAAGGCGATATCCTGCGCGTCCGATCCCGTCGCGGTTTCCTCGATGCGCCGGCTCGCGTTTCGAACATTCGTACCGGTGTCCTGTTCGCGCCGTGGCATTATGGTGAGACGCCGGCCAACGCGCTCACGATCTCGGCCTGGGACCCGGTATCGAAACAACCAGAGTTCAAGGTCAGCGCGGTATCGGTAGAACGGTTGCGGGCGGGGAATGGGCCGTCGCCCGCTCCGGTGAACACGGCGTCTGCCCCTGCGACCCCATTGATTGCGGAGTAG
- a CDS encoding HPP family protein has protein sequence MSPARPPLLAEVEVRLEEVAAGLARALHLPGGEALRRSRGFAGLFALVNGGLSIGLMACVAYLTHEPLVFPSLGPTAFLIFFTPLAASSSPRNAVYGHLIGIVMGVLALFVFGLLNAGPTISEGVSVPRIGAAAFSLGFTSALMIWLRVPHPPAGATTMIVSLGMITSMTGLVAIMFGVVLLLAQAVVINRFAGIDYPLWSHPKDLTNR, from the coding sequence ATGAGCCCCGCCCGTCCTCCTCTCCTCGCCGAGGTCGAGGTTCGGCTGGAGGAGGTTGCTGCCGGCCTTGCCCGTGCGTTGCATTTGCCGGGTGGGGAGGCGTTGCGCCGCTCGCGTGGGTTTGCCGGTCTATTTGCACTGGTCAACGGCGGCCTCTCCATAGGCCTGATGGCCTGTGTCGCTTATTTGACGCATGAACCTCTCGTATTCCCCTCACTCGGGCCGACCGCGTTCCTGATTTTTTTTACCCCGCTTGCCGCAAGCTCATCGCCCCGCAATGCAGTCTATGGGCATCTGATCGGTATTGTGATGGGGGTTTTGGCGTTGTTCGTCTTCGGCCTTCTCAACGCGGGACCCACGATCAGTGAAGGCGTCTCTGTCCCGAGGATCGGGGCTGCGGCGTTTTCGCTTGGTTTCACGTCGGCGCTGATGATCTGGTTGCGCGTTCCGCATCCGCCTGCCGGGGCGACCACGATGATCGTCAGTCTTGGCATGATTACGAGCATGACCGGTCTCGTCGCGATCATGTTCGGAGTGGTTCTGCTGCTGGCACAGGCAGTAGTTATCAACCGATTCGCAGGAATTGACTATCCTCTGTGGTCGCACCCGAAGGATCTTACGAATCGGTAG